The following proteins are co-located in the Streptomyces bottropensis ATCC 25435 genome:
- the gnd gene encoding phosphogluconate dehydrogenase (NAD(+)-dependent, decarboxylating), producing the protein MQIGLIGLGRMGGNMRERIRRAGHTVVGYDRNPDVSDVGSLAELVERLDGPRTVWVMVPAGAATQSVVDELAELLSPGDTVVDGGNSRWTDDEKHAAELGAKGIGFVDAGVSGGVWGLQNGYALMVGGDEEHVERLQPIFEALKPEGPYGYVHAGKVGAGHFSKMVHNGIEYAMMQAYAEGWELLEKVDSVTSVREVFRSWQEGTVIRSWLLDLAVNALDEDEHLAKLRGYAEDSGEGRWTVEAAIDHAVPLPAITASLFTRFASRQDDSPQMKMIAALRNQFGGHAVESNK; encoded by the coding sequence ATGCAGATCGGTCTGATCGGGCTCGGCAGGATGGGCGGCAACATGCGCGAGCGGATCCGCCGCGCCGGCCACACCGTCGTCGGCTACGACCGCAACCCCGACGTCTCCGACGTGGGCAGCCTCGCCGAACTGGTCGAGCGCCTCGACGGTCCGCGCACGGTCTGGGTGATGGTGCCCGCCGGCGCCGCCACGCAGTCGGTCGTCGACGAGCTGGCGGAGCTGCTGTCGCCCGGCGACACGGTCGTCGACGGCGGCAACTCCCGCTGGACGGACGACGAGAAGCACGCCGCCGAGCTGGGCGCGAAGGGCATCGGCTTCGTCGACGCGGGTGTCTCGGGGGGCGTGTGGGGGCTCCAGAACGGCTACGCCCTGATGGTGGGCGGCGACGAGGAGCACGTGGAGCGGCTCCAGCCGATCTTCGAGGCCCTCAAGCCGGAGGGGCCGTACGGCTATGTCCACGCGGGCAAGGTGGGCGCCGGGCACTTCTCCAAGATGGTCCACAACGGCATCGAGTACGCCATGATGCAGGCCTACGCCGAGGGCTGGGAGCTGCTGGAGAAGGTCGACTCGGTGACGAGCGTGCGCGAGGTGTTCCGCTCCTGGCAGGAGGGGACCGTCATCCGCTCCTGGCTGCTGGACCTCGCCGTCAACGCGCTCGACGAGGACGAGCACCTGGCGAAGCTGCGCGGCTACGCCGAGGACTCGGGCGAGGGGCGCTGGACCGTCGAGGCCGCCATCGACCACGCGGTGCCGCTGCCGGCGATCACCGCGTCGCTGTTCACCCGCTTCGCGTCCCGTCAGGACGACTCCCCCCAGATGAAGATGATCGCCGCGCTGCGCAACCAGTTCGGCGGGCACGCGGTGGAGTCGAACAAGTAG
- a CDS encoding Gfo/Idh/MocA family oxidoreductase — translation MSTVRIGVIGAGIMGADHVNTLHRRVSGAVVTMVADIDRERAAAVAGALPGTRATGDPYALISDGEVDAVVVASHDSTHADLSIAAVRAGKPVLCEKPLAPTLEECVRVVREERRVGGPGISLGFMRRFDPAYQELRNAVAAGACGAPLLLRCVSRGVRSAPGATDELSITGSAVHEFDIVPWLLDSPITEVSWHAPRSTGAATGLRDPQLMMLRTADGALTTVEVFLNAGYGYDIRCEVAGERGVLALATPARVVTDSARARSCGYPADWRPRFADAYRVQLQAWTDAMASGTPSPLATAEDGLVASAVAEAVITSMRNGGRTVAVQVPEV, via the coding sequence GTGAGCACCGTACGCATCGGCGTGATCGGCGCCGGCATCATGGGCGCCGATCATGTGAACACCCTGCATCGCCGTGTGTCCGGCGCCGTGGTCACCATGGTCGCCGACATCGACAGGGAGCGGGCCGCCGCGGTCGCCGGCGCTCTCCCCGGCACCCGCGCCACCGGCGACCCGTACGCCCTGATCAGTGACGGCGAGGTCGACGCCGTCGTCGTCGCCTCGCACGACTCGACCCACGCGGATCTGAGCATCGCGGCCGTTCGCGCCGGAAAGCCCGTGCTGTGCGAGAAGCCCCTCGCCCCGACGCTGGAGGAATGCGTCCGTGTCGTGCGCGAGGAGCGACGGGTGGGCGGGCCGGGGATCTCGCTCGGCTTCATGCGTCGCTTCGACCCCGCGTACCAGGAGCTGAGGAACGCGGTGGCGGCCGGTGCCTGCGGGGCGCCGCTGCTGTTGCGCTGTGTCAGCCGAGGGGTCCGCTCCGCTCCCGGTGCCACCGACGAGCTGAGCATCACCGGCTCCGCCGTTCACGAGTTCGACATCGTGCCCTGGCTGCTCGACTCACCGATCACAGAGGTGAGTTGGCATGCGCCCCGCTCCACCGGCGCGGCGACCGGCCTGCGGGATCCACAGCTGATGATGCTGCGTACCGCCGACGGCGCGCTGACCACCGTCGAGGTGTTCCTGAACGCCGGCTACGGCTACGACATCCGTTGCGAAGTGGCCGGTGAGCGCGGCGTGTTGGCGCTGGCCACCCCGGCCCGCGTGGTCACCGACTCGGCCCGTGCGCGATCCTGCGGCTATCCGGCCGACTGGCGGCCCCGGTTCGCCGACGCCTACCGCGTCCAACTCCAGGCGTGGACCGACGCGATGGCCTCGGGCACGCCGTCGCCCCTGGCCACCGCGGAGGACGGTCTGGTGGCGAGCGCGGTGGCCGAGGCCGTCATCACCTCCATGAGGAACGGTGGCCGGACCGTCGCCGTCCAGGTCCCGGAGGTCTGA
- a CDS encoding ATP-binding cassette domain-containing protein → MTKNASGTQGATLPDAPSEGEDRPIVELRDAGKAYGNIRALHGVNLTVHPGRVTCVLGDNGAGKSTLIKIISGLHQHTEGEVLVDGEPVRFSTPREALDAGIATVYQDLAVVPLMPVWRNFFLGSETTKGPWPVRRLDIARMKETADTELRKMGIVLDDLDQPIGTLSGGQRQCVAIARAVYFGARVLILDEPTAALGVKQSGVVLKYIAAARDRGLGVIFITHNPHHAYMVGDHFSVLRLGTMELNASRDEVGLDELTNHMAGGAELASLKHELSQVRGVDVEGLPEAEELTAQGAGKGDTAAP, encoded by the coding sequence ATGACGAAGAACGCGTCCGGAACCCAGGGGGCCACCCTCCCCGACGCCCCGTCCGAGGGCGAGGACCGCCCGATCGTCGAACTGCGCGACGCCGGCAAGGCGTACGGCAACATCCGTGCCCTGCACGGTGTGAACCTGACTGTCCACCCCGGCCGTGTCACCTGCGTCCTGGGCGACAACGGCGCCGGCAAGTCCACGCTGATCAAGATCATCTCGGGCCTGCACCAGCACACCGAGGGCGAGGTCCTCGTCGACGGCGAGCCGGTGCGCTTCTCCACCCCGCGCGAGGCCCTGGACGCCGGCATCGCCACCGTCTACCAGGACCTCGCCGTCGTCCCCCTGATGCCGGTGTGGCGCAACTTCTTCCTCGGCTCCGAGACGACCAAGGGCCCCTGGCCCGTGCGGCGTCTGGACATCGCCCGGATGAAGGAGACCGCGGACACCGAACTGCGCAAGATGGGCATCGTCCTGGACGACCTGGACCAGCCCATCGGCACTCTCTCCGGCGGTCAGCGCCAGTGCGTGGCCATCGCCCGCGCCGTCTACTTCGGTGCCCGCGTCCTCATCCTCGACGAGCCCACCGCCGCCCTCGGCGTCAAGCAGTCGGGTGTGGTGCTGAAGTACATCGCCGCCGCCCGCGACCGCGGCCTCGGCGTCATCTTCATCACCCACAACCCCCACCACGCCTACATGGTCGGCGACCACTTCAGCGTCCTGCGCCTCGGCACCATGGAACTCAACGCCTCGCGTGACGAGGTAGGCCTGGACGAACTGACCAACCACATGGCCGGCGGCGCCGAACTGGCCTCCCTCAAGCATGAGTTGTCCCAGGTCCGCGGTGTCGACGTCGAAGGGCTCCCCGAAGCGGAGGAGCTCACCGCACAGGGGGCCGGCAAGGGAGACACGGCCGCGCCCTGA
- the iolC gene encoding 5-dehydro-2-deoxygluconokinase: MPYEVLTMGRVGVDVYPLQSGVGLADVTSFGKYLGGSPTNVAVAAARHGRRAAVVTKTGRDPFGDFVRAALDGYGVDSRYVGTSDIAPTPVTFCEIFPPDDFPLWFYRLPKAPDLDITAAELDLDAVRGAAVFWMTGTGLSEEPSRSATLAALRHRAKAGITVFDLDWRPMFWADPARARAFYAEALRHTTVAVGNLDECEVATGERDPGAAANALLAAGVELAVVKQGPKGVLAVHRSGEVAEIAPVPVDVVNGLGAGDAFGGALCHGLLSGWDLRRTVSFANAAGALVAGRLSCSDAMPTEDEVHTKLDEVTSV; this comes from the coding sequence ATGCCGTACGAAGTGCTGACCATGGGCCGGGTGGGGGTGGACGTGTATCCGCTCCAGAGCGGCGTGGGGCTGGCCGACGTCACCTCGTTCGGCAAGTACCTGGGCGGCAGCCCGACCAACGTCGCGGTGGCGGCGGCCCGTCACGGCCGCAGGGCCGCGGTGGTCACGAAGACCGGCCGGGACCCGTTCGGCGACTTCGTACGCGCCGCTCTGGACGGCTACGGCGTCGACAGCCGCTACGTCGGTACGTCGGACATCGCGCCCACCCCGGTGACGTTCTGCGAGATCTTCCCGCCGGACGACTTCCCGCTCTGGTTCTACCGCCTGCCCAAGGCGCCCGACCTGGACATCACCGCCGCCGAACTGGACCTGGACGCGGTCCGCGGGGCGGCCGTGTTCTGGATGACGGGCACGGGACTGAGCGAGGAGCCGAGCCGCTCGGCCACCCTGGCCGCCCTGCGGCACCGCGCCAAGGCGGGCATCACGGTGTTCGACCTGGACTGGCGTCCGATGTTCTGGGCCGACCCCGCCCGGGCCCGCGCCTTCTACGCCGAGGCCCTGAGGCACACCACGGTCGCGGTCGGCAACCTCGACGAGTGCGAGGTCGCCACCGGCGAGCGCGACCCCGGTGCGGCGGCGAACGCGCTGCTCGCGGCCGGTGTGGAGCTGGCGGTGGTGAAGCAGGGCCCGAAGGGTGTGCTGGCCGTGCACCGCAGCGGCGAGGTCGCCGAGATCGCCCCCGTGCCGGTGGACGTGGTCAACGGGCTCGGAGCGGGTGACGCCTTCGGCGGGGCCCTGTGCCACGGGCTGCTGTCCGGCTGGGACCTGCGACGCACGGTGTCCTTCGCCAACGCCGCCGGGGCCCTCGTCGCCGGCCGTCTGTCCTGCTCCGACGCCATGCCGACCGAGGACGAAGTCCACACCAAGCTCGATGAGGTGACCAGTGTCTGA
- the iolB gene encoding 5-deoxy-glucuronate isomerase, protein MTSTSRYHLPRGSAAHGPYDLLVTPETAGWGHSGLRILTLGPGEAHTLSTGESEFLVLPLTGSCTVTTDGGTFALEGRTGVFASATDFAYLPRASEATLSSASGGTYALPSARTGQGGLPARYGRKEDVPVELRGAGACSRQVNNYCLPGTFDAEQLLVCEVLTPGGNWSSYPPHKHDEARPGEESELEEIYYFEVSGGENGFGYQRVYGTPERPIDVLAEIRSGDTVLIPHGWHGPSVAAPGYDLYYLNVMAGPGQDRAWLICDDPAHGWVRATWDAQDVDDRLPFGEKR, encoded by the coding sequence GTGACCTCCACGAGCCGGTACCACCTGCCGAGGGGCAGTGCGGCCCACGGCCCCTACGACCTCCTGGTCACGCCGGAAACGGCGGGCTGGGGACACTCCGGCCTCAGGATCCTGACCCTGGGGCCGGGCGAGGCGCACACCCTGTCCACCGGAGAGTCCGAGTTCCTGGTGCTGCCGCTGACGGGCTCATGCACCGTCACCACGGACGGCGGCACCTTCGCACTCGAAGGCCGGACCGGCGTGTTCGCCTCGGCCACCGACTTCGCGTACCTCCCCCGCGCGTCGGAGGCCACCCTCAGCAGTGCGTCCGGCGGGACGTACGCGCTGCCCAGCGCCCGTACCGGGCAGGGCGGCCTCCCCGCCCGGTACGGGCGCAAGGAGGACGTTCCCGTCGAACTGCGGGGCGCGGGCGCCTGCTCGCGGCAGGTCAACAACTACTGCCTGCCCGGCACCTTCGACGCCGAACAGCTGCTGGTGTGCGAGGTGCTGACGCCGGGCGGCAACTGGTCGTCGTACCCCCCGCACAAGCACGACGAGGCCCGGCCGGGCGAGGAGTCGGAGCTGGAGGAGATCTATTACTTCGAGGTCTCCGGCGGCGAGAACGGCTTCGGCTACCAGCGCGTCTACGGCACCCCCGAGCGGCCCATCGACGTGCTGGCGGAGATCCGCTCCGGCGACACCGTGCTGATCCCGCACGGGTGGCACGGCCCGTCCGTCGCGGCCCCCGGATACGACCTCTACTACCTCAACGTCATGGCCGGTCCCGGGCAGGACCGCGCCTGGCTGATCTGTGACGACCCCGCGCACGGCTGGGTGCGTGCGACGTGGGACGCCCAGGACGTCGACGACCGCCTGCCCTTCGGAGAGAAACGATGA
- a CDS encoding Gfo/Idh/MocA family protein produces MPVFPASLPAPRTPDPMDAPALRWGVMGTGWIAGRFVASVRRHTRQRFTAVASRDAARAAEFAHRHGVPRAYGSYEELAASADVDVVYVATEHTAHLGCARISLTAGKHTLVEKPLALDAAQAAEIARLATERGLFCAEALWTFFLPRFDVVRQVLGSGVLGEVRTVWAEHGEHFAAGHRILRADLAGGPLLDLGTYPVSLAVSVLGDPVEVQASAQPHPSGVNGQTAALLRNAVGAQGIVHTTLFSDTPTSAAVAGTHATLSLPGPFPQPGEVLLAPAGGGAPLSYTEPRSGHDALYFEAAEVARCVRDGRLQTPLRPLSDSVATLRVMDEIRRLCGISFPREGPGQGASRPPAP; encoded by the coding sequence ATGCCGGTCTTCCCCGCCTCCCTGCCCGCCCCGCGCACCCCGGACCCGATGGACGCGCCCGCACTGCGCTGGGGCGTGATGGGCACCGGCTGGATCGCCGGACGCTTCGTCGCCTCGGTGCGACGCCACACCCGACAGCGCTTCACCGCCGTCGCGTCCCGCGACGCCGCCCGCGCCGCGGAGTTCGCGCACCGCCACGGCGTCCCGCGCGCGTACGGCTCCTACGAGGAGCTGGCCGCGTCGGCGGACGTCGACGTCGTGTACGTCGCCACGGAGCACACGGCCCACCTCGGCTGTGCCCGGATCTCCCTCACGGCGGGCAAGCACACCCTGGTGGAGAAGCCGCTCGCCCTCGACGCCGCCCAGGCCGCCGAGATCGCCCGACTGGCCACGGAGCGCGGCCTGTTCTGCGCGGAGGCGCTGTGGACGTTCTTCCTGCCCAGGTTCGATGTCGTCCGGCAGGTACTCGGCTCAGGCGTCCTCGGTGAGGTCCGCACCGTGTGGGCCGAGCACGGCGAGCACTTCGCGGCCGGCCATCGCATCCTCCGTGCCGACCTGGCCGGCGGTCCCCTTCTCGACCTGGGCACCTACCCGGTCTCCCTCGCCGTGTCGGTCCTCGGAGACCCTGTGGAGGTGCAGGCGAGCGCCCAGCCGCATCCCTCGGGTGTCAACGGCCAGACCGCCGCGCTGCTCCGCAACGCCGTCGGCGCCCAGGGCATCGTGCACACCACGCTGTTCAGCGACACACCGACCTCGGCGGCGGTCGCCGGGACACACGCCACCCTGAGCCTGCCCGGTCCCTTCCCCCAGCCCGGCGAGGTTCTCCTGGCCCCGGCGGGCGGTGGCGCGCCGCTGTCGTACACCGAGCCGCGGAGCGGGCACGACGCCCTGTACTTCGAGGCGGCGGAGGTGGCCCGGTGCGTCCGGGACGGACGGCTGCAGACCCCCTTGCGGCCCCTGTCCGACTCCGTGGCCACCTTGCGGGTGATGGACGAGATCCGCCGGCTGTGCGGCATCTCCTTCCCCCGGGAAGGCCCAGGGCAGGGGGCATCGCGCCCGCCCGCGCCGTGA
- the opcA gene encoding glucose-6-phosphate dehydrogenase assembly protein OpcA: MKFDLTDTTASKINKALVKGRRAIGTPAVGMVLTMVIVTDEENAYDSIKAAEEASHEHPSRTLVVIKRHARTPKDRTKSHLDAEVRVGADAGTGETVVLRTYGEVSDHADSVVLPLLLPDAPVVVWWPVNAPENPAKDPLGALAQRRITDMYAVESPLAALEQRRASYTPGDTDLAWTRLTPWRSMLAAALDQAKETITSAAVESEADNPSAELLARWLEARLGVAVERVLTAGPVVTGVRLGTARGEVVIDRPEGPLATLTLPGQPSRTLALKVRPTSELIAEELRRLDADEMYAVALRGGDRQAPTPDAQKEAN, translated from the coding sequence ATGAAATTCGACCTGACGGACACCACGGCAAGCAAGATCAACAAGGCCCTGGTGAAGGGCCGCCGGGCCATCGGCACGCCCGCCGTGGGCATGGTCCTCACGATGGTGATCGTGACGGACGAGGAGAACGCCTACGACTCGATCAAGGCGGCCGAGGAGGCCTCGCACGAGCACCCCTCGCGCACCCTGGTCGTCATCAAGCGGCACGCCCGGACCCCGAAGGACCGCACCAAGTCGCACCTGGACGCCGAGGTACGGGTCGGCGCCGACGCGGGCACCGGCGAGACGGTCGTACTGCGGACCTACGGCGAGGTGTCCGACCACGCCGACTCCGTGGTCCTGCCGCTGCTGCTGCCGGACGCGCCGGTGGTGGTGTGGTGGCCGGTGAACGCGCCGGAGAACCCGGCGAAGGACCCGCTGGGCGCGCTGGCCCAGCGCCGGATCACCGACATGTACGCCGTGGAGTCCCCGCTCGCCGCGCTGGAGCAGCGCCGCGCCTCCTACACCCCCGGCGACACCGATCTCGCCTGGACCCGGCTGACGCCGTGGCGTTCCATGCTGGCGGCAGCCCTGGACCAGGCCAAGGAGACCATCACCTCGGCCGCCGTGGAGAGCGAGGCCGACAACCCGAGCGCCGAACTGCTGGCCCGCTGGCTGGAGGCCCGGCTCGGCGTGGCCGTCGAGCGGGTGTTGACCGCCGGGCCGGTCGTGACGGGCGTGCGCCTCGGCACCGCCCGGGGCGAGGTCGTCATCGACCGTCCCGAGGGCCCGCTGGCCACCCTCACGCTGCCGGGACAGCCGTCCCGCACCCTGGCCCTGAAGGTGCGCCCCACCTCCGAGCTGATCGCCGAGGAACTGCGGCGTCTCGACGCCGACGAGATGTACGCCGTCGCCCTGCGTGGCGGCGACCGGCAGGCCCCCACCCCCGACGCACAGAAGGAAGCGAACTGA
- a CDS encoding Cgl0159 family (beta/alpha)8-fold protein: MSEKLSRIVSARVGDPGAIAAAAARRVRATSLLGEHGKAMIIAADHPARGANGVGGDPHAMADRSGLLDRLCTALERPGVTGVLGTADILEDLLLLGVLDGKSVFGSMNRAGLAGSVFEIDDRFTGYDAATLAAMNFDGGKMLTRIALDDPATPSALENTARAVDELNDRRLIAMVEPFMSEWRDGRIRNDLSTDAVVKSVTIASGLGRRTAYTWLKLPVVENMERVLASSTLPALLLGGEVKDADAAFASWGRALKQPTAQGLVVGRSLLYPSSGDVAGAVDKAVSLL; this comes from the coding sequence GTGTCTGAGAAGCTGAGCAGGATCGTGTCCGCCCGGGTGGGCGACCCCGGCGCCATCGCGGCCGCCGCCGCCCGCCGGGTCCGGGCCACCTCGCTGCTGGGCGAGCACGGCAAGGCGATGATCATCGCCGCCGACCATCCCGCGCGCGGCGCCAACGGCGTCGGCGGTGACCCCCACGCCATGGCCGACCGCTCCGGACTGCTCGACCGGCTGTGCACCGCACTGGAGCGCCCCGGAGTGACCGGGGTGCTGGGCACCGCCGACATCCTCGAAGACCTGCTCCTCCTCGGTGTGCTGGACGGCAAGAGCGTCTTCGGTTCCATGAACCGGGCGGGCCTGGCCGGTTCGGTGTTCGAGATAGACGACCGGTTCACCGGCTACGACGCGGCCACCCTCGCGGCGATGAACTTCGACGGCGGCAAGATGCTCACCCGTATCGCCCTGGACGACCCGGCGACGCCCTCGGCCCTGGAGAACACCGCCCGGGCGGTCGACGAGCTCAACGACCGCCGGCTGATCGCGATGGTCGAGCCGTTCATGTCCGAGTGGCGGGACGGGAGGATCCGCAACGACCTGTCCACGGACGCGGTCGTCAAGTCCGTCACGATCGCCTCGGGTCTGGGCCGCCGTACCGCCTACACCTGGCTGAAGCTGCCGGTCGTCGAGAACATGGAGCGGGTCCTGGCCTCCTCCACCCTCCCCGCACTGCTGCTGGGCGGCGAGGTCAAGGACGCCGACGCCGCGTTCGCCTCCTGGGGCAGGGCCCTGAAGCAGCCCACCGCGCAAGGGCTGGTCGTCGGACGGTCCCTGCTGTACCCGTCCAGCGGCGACGTGGCCGGCGCCGTCGACAAGGCGGTGAGCCTGCTGTGA
- a CDS encoding LacI family DNA-binding transcriptional regulator codes for MADVAEKAGVSRALVSIVFRGQPGASEQTRQRVLRVADEIGYRPDSAARLLARGRSRTLGVMFTVQQAFHTNLIEGIYPEAERLGYEVLLSGATQSRSEKKAVEALLSHRCEAVLLLGSFAEPAFLEELGGRTVAVSVSRRVPHAHVDFVHSAEGRGVRQAMDHLVELGHRRIVHLDGGRGPGSAERRRAYRAAMRRHGLEAEERVVPGEHTERSGIETGRLLLTERDGGRPLPTAVLAGNDRSAMGLLMALTRAGVEVPRDMSVVGYDDSHLSHLMPIGLTTVRQDAGLMAEHAVRFAVERLEDPRREPREAVVEPKMVVRGTSGPPPKR; via the coding sequence ATGGCGGACGTCGCCGAGAAGGCGGGCGTGTCGCGGGCGCTGGTCTCGATCGTGTTCCGCGGTCAGCCGGGCGCGAGCGAGCAGACGCGGCAGCGGGTGCTGCGGGTCGCCGACGAGATCGGCTACCGCCCCGACAGCGCGGCCCGCCTCCTGGCCCGCGGCCGCAGCCGCACGCTCGGCGTGATGTTCACCGTCCAGCAGGCCTTCCACACCAATCTCATCGAGGGTATCTATCCCGAGGCCGAGCGCCTCGGGTACGAGGTCCTGCTGTCCGGCGCCACCCAGAGCCGCAGCGAGAAGAAGGCCGTCGAGGCGCTGCTCAGCCACCGCTGCGAGGCGGTGCTCCTGCTGGGCTCCTTCGCCGAGCCGGCCTTCCTGGAGGAACTGGGCGGCCGCACGGTCGCCGTGTCCGTCAGCCGCCGGGTCCCGCACGCGCACGTGGACTTCGTGCACTCGGCCGAGGGCAGGGGCGTACGGCAGGCGATGGACCACCTCGTCGAGCTGGGGCACCGCAGGATCGTGCACCTGGACGGCGGCCGGGGCCCCGGCTCGGCGGAGCGCCGGCGCGCCTACCGGGCGGCGATGCGGCGTCACGGGCTGGAGGCGGAGGAGCGGGTCGTCCCCGGCGAGCACACCGAGCGCTCCGGCATCGAGACCGGGCGGCTGCTGCTGACGGAGCGCGACGGGGGGCGGCCGCTGCCGACGGCGGTGCTCGCGGGCAACGACCGCAGTGCGATGGGCCTGCTGATGGCCCTGACCCGGGCCGGCGTCGAGGTGCCGCGCGACATGTCCGTGGTCGGCTACGACGACAGTCATCTCTCCCACCTCATGCCGATCGGACTGACCACCGTCCGCCAGGACGCCGGCCTCATGGCCGAGCACGCGGTGCGGTTCGCGGTGGAGCGCCTGGAGGACCCCCGGCGCGAGCCACGGGAGGCCGTGGTGGAGCCGAAGATGGTGGTACGGGGGACCAGCGGGCCGCCGCCGAAGCGCTGA
- a CDS encoding ABC transporter permease, producing the protein MSVTQHAEPAVTTPPAPGPEETDGRTTARPLALRLLARPEVGVLLGALAVYVFFLVAAPPVRDGSSMANVLYQSSTIGIMAIPVALLMIGGEFDLSAGVAVITSALTASMLSYQLSVNVWVGTALALVVSLAIGFFNGWLVVRTGLPSFLITLGSFLGLQGVNLAVTKLVTGNVATDDISDMDGFAQAKKVFASTFDVGGVQVKITVVYWLVFAALATWMLLRTRYGNWIFAVGGNKESSRAVGVPVNFTKISLFMLVGLGAWFVGMHQLFTFNTVQSGEGVGQELIYISAAVIGGCLLTGGAGSAIGPVFGAFMFGMVQQGIVYAGWNPDWFKAFLGVMLLGAVLINQYIQRTATRR; encoded by the coding sequence ATGAGTGTGACCCAGCATGCCGAGCCGGCGGTGACCACACCGCCGGCCCCCGGCCCCGAGGAGACCGACGGGCGCACCACCGCGAGGCCCCTGGCCCTCCGGCTGCTCGCCCGCCCCGAGGTGGGTGTCCTCCTCGGCGCCCTGGCGGTGTACGTGTTCTTCCTCGTCGCGGCGCCGCCGGTGCGCGACGGCTCCTCGATGGCGAACGTGCTCTACCAGTCGTCGACCATCGGCATCATGGCGATTCCGGTGGCCCTGCTGATGATCGGCGGGGAGTTCGACCTGTCGGCCGGCGTCGCCGTGATCACCTCGGCGCTGACCGCGAGCATGCTGAGCTACCAGCTCAGTGTGAACGTGTGGGTCGGCACCGCCCTGGCGCTCGTCGTGTCCCTCGCGATCGGTTTCTTCAACGGCTGGTTGGTCGTCAGGACCGGACTGCCCAGCTTCCTGATCACCCTGGGCAGCTTCCTGGGCCTGCAGGGCGTCAATCTCGCGGTGACCAAGCTGGTCACCGGCAACGTGGCCACCGACGACATCAGCGACATGGACGGCTTCGCCCAGGCCAAGAAGGTCTTCGCGTCGACCTTCGACGTCGGTGGGGTCCAGGTCAAGATCACGGTGGTCTACTGGCTCGTCTTCGCCGCCCTGGCCACCTGGATGCTGCTGCGCACCAGGTACGGCAACTGGATCTTCGCGGTCGGCGGCAACAAGGAGTCCTCGCGGGCGGTCGGTGTGCCCGTGAACTTCACCAAGATCTCACTGTTCATGCTGGTGGGCCTCGGCGCCTGGTTCGTCGGCATGCACCAGCTGTTCACCTTCAACACCGTGCAGTCCGGCGAGGGCGTGGGCCAGGAGCTGATCTACATCTCCGCGGCCGTGATCGGCGGCTGTCTGCTGACCGGTGGGGCCGGCTCGGCGATCGGCCCGGTCTTCGGCGCCTTCATGTTCGGCATGGTGCAGCAGGGCATCGTCTACGCCGGCTGGAACCCCGACTGGTTCAAGGCCTTCCTCGGCGTGATGCTGCTCGGCGCCGTCCTGATCAACCAGTACATCCAGCGCACGGCGACCCGGAGGTGA
- a CDS encoding sugar ABC transporter substrate-binding protein produces MHRNHRAAALTAAFLAGTLTLAACSSGSGGKKAEEGGEAASAGKATTPRMTVAMVTHASPGDTFWDLVRKGAQAAAAKDNIKLVYSSDPSAGNQANLVQNAIDQKVDGIALTAAKPDALKDVIAKATAAGIPVVGFNSGVDDWKKLGLLEYFGQDENIAGQAFGGRLNDLGAKHALCVIQEQGQVALEARCAGLKKGFSGKTDVLYVNGTDMPSVKSTITAKLKQDSSIDQVVTLGAPIALTAVQSLSDAGGKAKVATFDLNKDLVKAVQSGQVEFAVDQQPYLQGYLAVDSLWLYRTNGNFSGGGTAPVLTGPAFITKDNVDAVAEFAAKGTR; encoded by the coding sequence ATGCACAGAAACCACCGAGCCGCCGCCCTGACCGCCGCGTTCCTCGCCGGCACCCTGACGCTCGCCGCCTGTTCCAGTGGCAGCGGCGGCAAGAAGGCCGAGGAAGGCGGCGAGGCGGCCTCCGCGGGCAAGGCCACGACCCCCCGTATGACCGTGGCCATGGTCACCCACGCCTCCCCCGGCGACACCTTCTGGGACCTGGTGCGCAAGGGCGCCCAGGCCGCGGCCGCCAAGGACAACATCAAGCTCGTCTACTCCTCCGACCCCAGCGCCGGCAACCAGGCCAACCTGGTCCAGAACGCGATCGACCAGAAGGTCGACGGCATCGCCCTGACCGCCGCCAAGCCCGACGCGCTGAAGGACGTCATCGCCAAGGCCACCGCGGCGGGCATCCCGGTCGTCGGCTTCAACTCCGGCGTCGACGACTGGAAGAAGCTCGGCCTGCTGGAGTACTTCGGCCAGGACGAGAACATCGCCGGCCAGGCCTTCGGCGGGCGCCTGAACGACCTCGGCGCCAAGCACGCCCTGTGCGTCATCCAGGAACAGGGCCAGGTGGCGCTGGAGGCCCGCTGCGCCGGTCTGAAGAAGGGCTTCAGCGGCAAGACGGACGTCCTCTACGTCAACGGCACCGACATGCCGTCGGTGAAGTCGACGATCACCGCCAAGCTCAAGCAGGACTCCTCGATCGACCAGGTCGTCACCCTGGGCGCCCCCATCGCCCTGACCGCCGTCCAGTCCCTCTCCGACGCCGGCGGCAAGGCGAAGGTCGCCACCTTCGACCTCAACAAGGACCTCGTCAAGGCCGTCCAGAGCGGTCAGGTCGAGTTCGCCGTCGACCAGCAGCCGTACCTGCAGGGCTACCTGGCGGTCGACTCGCTGTGGCTGTACCGGACGAACGGCAACTTCAGCGGCGGCGGCACGGCCCCCGTCCTGACCGGCCCCGCGTTCATCACCAAGGACAACGTGGACGCCGTCGCCGAGTTCGCCGCCAAGGGAACGCGGTGA